From a single Oreochromis niloticus isolate F11D_XX linkage group LG3, O_niloticus_UMD_NMBU, whole genome shotgun sequence genomic region:
- the LOC112841623 gene encoding coxsackievirus and adenovirus receptor-like isoform X1, whose protein sequence is MVWGQAQHTLIISILYRHRNVILQTILGCMGFHTSAEARGRGHMLTQKQLLSDQKIITAESGQNVMLPCRAPNENKNNTVVEWSRPDLNQTYVLLHRGEHFDPASQDPSFKNRVELQDRQMKDGDVSVILKDVTTADSGTYECRFRESKRRGIVKGDPNNIIHLSVVPPGSVSMGEKITAPFRLIITLSVFAVLHVGGF, encoded by the exons ATGGTCTGGGGACAAGCACAACACACACTGATCATATCCATCCTCTATCGGCATCGAAATGTCATACTCCAAACAATTTTGGGATGTATGGGCTTCCATACTTCTGCCGAAGCAAGGGGGCGGGGCCACATGCTAACCCAGAAACAATTACTATCAG atcagaaaatcatcacagctgagtctggacagaacGTCATGCTGCCGTGTCGAGCTCCAAatgagaacaaaaacaacacagtagTAGAGTGGAGCAGACCTGATCTAAATCAAACATATGTCCTTTTGCACCGGGGTGAGCACTTTGATCCAGCCAGCCAggatccatcttttaagaaccgggtggagctgcaggacagacagatgaaggatggagacgtgtctgtgattctgaaggatgtgacaactgctgatagtggaacatacgagtgtcgcttcagggagtcaaagaggagaggTATTGTCAAAGGTGACCCCAACAACATCATCCACCTGAGtgttgttcctccag GAAGCGTCAGCATGGGAGAGAAGATAACTGCACCATTTAGACTCATCATCACTCTGTCagtttttgctgtgcttcatGTTGGTGGGTTTTGA
- the LOC112841623 gene encoding programmed cell death 1 ligand 1-like isoform X2 has translation MTAVSSSLCCTLLLFVCVFADQKIITAESGQNVMLPCRAPNENKNNTVVEWSRPDLNQTYVLLHRGEHFDPASQDPSFKNRVELQDRQMKDGDVSVILKDVTTADSGTYECRFRESKRRGIVKGDPNNIIHLSVVPPGSVSMGEKITAPFRLIITLSVFAVLHVGGF, from the exons ATGACTGCAGTGAGTTCGTCGCTCTGCTGTACTCTGCtgctttttgtctgtgtgtttgcag atcagaaaatcatcacagctgagtctggacagaacGTCATGCTGCCGTGTCGAGCTCCAAatgagaacaaaaacaacacagtagTAGAGTGGAGCAGACCTGATCTAAATCAAACATATGTCCTTTTGCACCGGGGTGAGCACTTTGATCCAGCCAGCCAggatccatcttttaagaaccgggtggagctgcaggacagacagatgaaggatggagacgtgtctgtgattctgaaggatgtgacaactgctgatagtggaacatacgagtgtcgcttcagggagtcaaagaggagaggTATTGTCAAAGGTGACCCCAACAACATCATCCACCTGAGtgttgttcctccag GAAGCGTCAGCATGGGAGAGAAGATAACTGCACCATTTAGACTCATCATCACTCTGTCagtttttgctgtgcttcatGTTGGTGGGTTTTGA